The Hyphococcus flavus genome contains a region encoding:
- a CDS encoding DUF1328 domain-containing protein has protein sequence MLGWALTFFIIAIVAAVFGFGGIAAGAAGIAKILFFIFIVLFLLAMVARAVRGRPPV, from the coding sequence ATGCTCGGTTGGGCGCTCACATTCTTTATTATCGCTATTGTCGCTGCTGTTTTCGGATTTGGCGGCATTGCCGCTGGCGCTGCCGGCATTGCGAAAATTCTGTTCTTTATCTTTATCGTACTGTTCCTGTTGGCGATGGTTGCGCGTGCAGTTCGCGGCCGACCGCCCGTCTAA
- a CDS encoding CsbD family protein, translating to MNDDQIKGKWTQLKGKAKETWGELTDNDLMEVEGDVEKLTGKLQERYGIEREEAKKRIDEWRAQV from the coding sequence ATGAACGACGATCAGATCAAAGGCAAATGGACCCAGCTTAAAGGCAAAGCCAAAGAAACCTGGGGCGAGCTTACCGACAATGACCTGATGGAAGTCGAAGGCGATGTCGAAAAGCTCACCGGCAAGCTTCAAGAACGTTACGGCATTGAACGAGAAGAAGCCAAAAAACGCATCGATGAATGGCGCGCACAGGTATAA
- a CDS encoding aldehyde dehydrogenase family protein, with translation MNITDIISRLGVDEAALKNGELIVDTPIDGSEIARIAMDDAAGVETKIAQSQDAFLQWRSVPAPRRGELVRLLGEELRAHKEDLGRLVTIECGKILSEGLGEVQEMIDICDFAVGLSRQLYGLTIASERPGHHMREAWQPLGPVGIISAFNFPVAVWSWNAALALACGNSIIWKPSEKTPLTALATHALLHRAIKKFGDAPAGLSSLIIGGRETGEQLVDDRRVRLVSATGSTRMGREVGPRVANRFGRVLLELGGNNAGIIAPSADTELALRGVCFSAAGTAGQRCTTLRRLFVHSSIYDEFVPRLKAAYASLPVGDPLETGTLVGPLVDKAAFDRMHYALDRAKVQGATITGGERVGDSGWYVRPSLVELPKHDGIVCEETFAPILYVMKYNDLDEAIEMQNNVDQGLSSCIFTRDVLEAERFLSATGSDCGIANVNIGPSGAEIGGAFGGEKETGGGRESGSDAWKAYMRRQTQTVNYSTELPLAQGVKFNI, from the coding sequence ATGAACATCACTGACATCATATCTCGCCTAGGCGTTGACGAAGCTGCACTGAAAAACGGCGAACTCATAGTCGATACGCCGATTGACGGCTCCGAGATCGCGCGGATCGCCATGGATGATGCGGCGGGCGTAGAAACAAAGATCGCCCAATCTCAGGACGCGTTTTTGCAATGGCGATCTGTCCCGGCGCCGCGGCGCGGAGAACTTGTCCGGCTGCTGGGTGAAGAGCTGCGCGCCCACAAGGAAGACCTCGGCAGGCTGGTCACTATTGAATGCGGGAAGATCCTGTCCGAAGGGCTCGGCGAAGTGCAGGAAATGATCGACATCTGCGATTTTGCAGTTGGTCTTTCACGGCAATTATACGGATTGACGATCGCCTCTGAACGCCCTGGTCATCACATGCGTGAAGCGTGGCAACCATTGGGGCCGGTCGGCATTATCTCGGCGTTCAATTTTCCTGTCGCGGTCTGGTCATGGAACGCGGCGCTGGCGCTTGCATGCGGCAACTCGATCATCTGGAAACCGTCGGAAAAAACGCCTCTGACGGCACTCGCGACACATGCGCTGCTGCACCGTGCAATCAAGAAATTTGGCGACGCGCCAGCTGGATTGTCATCATTGATTATCGGCGGGCGTGAAACCGGGGAACAACTCGTGGACGATAGAAGGGTCAGGCTTGTCTCCGCTACCGGATCAACGCGCATGGGCAGAGAAGTAGGTCCCCGCGTCGCCAATCGTTTCGGCCGTGTTCTTCTCGAACTCGGCGGTAATAACGCCGGCATCATCGCGCCGTCTGCTGATACAGAACTTGCGTTACGGGGTGTTTGTTTCTCAGCGGCTGGCACAGCGGGTCAACGATGCACGACATTGCGGCGCCTGTTTGTTCATTCTTCGATTTACGACGAGTTTGTGCCTCGGCTGAAAGCCGCTTACGCGTCTCTGCCCGTGGGGGACCCGCTTGAAACTGGAACGCTAGTCGGTCCTTTGGTTGACAAGGCTGCGTTTGATCGGATGCATTACGCCCTTGATCGCGCCAAGGTGCAAGGCGCGACTATCACAGGTGGAGAACGCGTCGGCGACAGTGGCTGGTATGTAAGGCCCTCCTTAGTAGAACTCCCCAAACATGACGGTATCGTTTGCGAAGAAACTTTCGCGCCAATTCTTTATGTAATGAAATATAACGACCTTGATGAAGCCATCGAAATGCAAAACAACGTAGATCAGGGATTGTCGTCCTGCATATTTACCCGAGATGTTCTCGAGGCTGAGCGTTTTCTGTCCGCGACGGGGTCTGATTGCGGCATCGCCAATGTGAATATAGGCCCGTCAGGTGCAGAGATCGGCGGCGCATTTGGCGGCGAAAAGGAAACGGGCGGGGGCAGGGAGTCCGGTTCCGACGCCTGGAAAGCCTACATGCGCCGCCAAACCCAAACGGTAAACTATTCCACGGAATTACCTTTGGCTCAGGGCGTTAAATTCAATATTTAG
- a CDS encoding VIT1/CCC1 transporter family protein, with amino-acid sequence MDPDTSTDDIEHGHSPRAIAERLKEGPEINYLRDWVLGGIDGAVTTFAIVAGVAGAALSTKVILILGAANLLADGFSMAAGNYSGVKAEKDEYERLKQMELRHIALTPEGEREEVRQIFAAKGFEGDDLERAVEIITESQERWVRVMLEEEHGAPKVERSAVKSGLITFAAFFICGAVPLVPFLFGGLSNALVVASVMTSAVFFGIGAVKSKWSTARWWWSGLETFAIGMTAAGVAYLVGALLKSWVGV; translated from the coding sequence ATGGACCCAGATACCAGCACCGATGATATAGAACACGGTCATAGTCCGCGAGCGATTGCAGAGCGGTTAAAGGAAGGGCCGGAGATCAATTATCTCCGCGACTGGGTGCTCGGCGGGATCGACGGGGCGGTTACCACCTTTGCCATTGTCGCCGGTGTCGCGGGTGCGGCGCTTTCAACCAAGGTCATTCTCATACTGGGGGCCGCAAACCTTCTCGCTGACGGGTTCTCCATGGCCGCTGGAAACTACTCCGGGGTCAAAGCTGAAAAGGATGAGTATGAACGTCTCAAGCAAATGGAACTGCGCCATATTGCGTTGACGCCGGAAGGTGAAAGGGAAGAGGTCAGGCAGATTTTCGCCGCCAAAGGTTTTGAAGGCGATGACCTTGAGCGCGCTGTCGAGATCATCACCGAAAGTCAGGAACGCTGGGTGCGCGTCATGCTCGAGGAAGAACACGGCGCGCCAAAAGTAGAGCGTTCAGCGGTGAAGTCGGGACTTATCACTTTTGCGGCGTTCTTTATCTGCGGAGCTGTTCCCCTGGTGCCGTTTCTGTTCGGAGGGTTGAGCAACGCGCTAGTCGTTGCCAGCGTCATGACGAGCGCCGTGTTTTTCGGCATCGGCGCGGTCAAATCGAAATGGTCAACAGCGCGTTGGTGGTGGTCTGGCCTTGAAACATTCGCTATTGGCATGACGGCCGCCGGCGTCGCGTATCTGGTCGGGGCGTTGCTGAAAAGCTGGGTAGGGGTGTAG
- a CDS encoding isopenicillin N synthase family dioxygenase — MTQKYTSVPELSLRAYTDGDAAARAEFEAALFQGFKYFGFIILKDHKVSHELLARAYDQSAAFFALSDAEKSPFVQADGQRGYTPFGKEHAKDSKHPDLKEFWHVGREFEPTSPLAKIYEPNLWPDEPSEFRNTFLELFDALEEAGLVMLEALAPSLNVPRDYFRDMATDGNSILRLLHYPPIPDGADPGAIRAAAHEDINLITILVAAEGGGLELLDRHGKWLAIDTDPENLIVDAGDMLARITNDVIPATTHRVVNPTGPNVSRYSMPFFMHPHPDAMLSCIESCRNGGAKHPDIRADDFLRQRLKEIGLTA, encoded by the coding sequence ATGACCCAAAAATATACATCTGTGCCTGAGCTGAGCCTTCGCGCCTATACAGACGGCGATGCGGCTGCGCGCGCCGAATTCGAAGCAGCTCTTTTTCAAGGGTTCAAATATTTCGGGTTCATCATATTAAAAGATCACAAAGTCAGCCATGAGTTATTAGCTCGCGCGTACGACCAAAGTGCAGCTTTTTTCGCTCTGAGCGACGCAGAAAAATCACCCTTTGTTCAAGCGGACGGCCAGCGCGGATATACGCCGTTTGGTAAGGAACACGCTAAGGATTCAAAGCACCCGGACCTGAAAGAGTTCTGGCATGTGGGCCGTGAGTTTGAGCCAACTTCTCCGCTTGCAAAAATATACGAGCCAAACCTCTGGCCGGACGAGCCATCAGAGTTTCGCAATACATTTCTCGAACTGTTCGACGCGCTTGAAGAAGCTGGCCTTGTTATGCTGGAAGCGCTGGCCCCGTCGCTCAATGTGCCACGCGACTACTTTCGCGACATGGCGACCGATGGAAACTCAATTCTTCGATTGTTGCATTACCCGCCAATTCCTGATGGCGCAGACCCCGGCGCGATCCGCGCAGCGGCGCATGAGGATATCAACCTCATCACTATCCTTGTCGCAGCCGAAGGCGGCGGGCTGGAACTTCTGGACCGCCACGGCAAATGGCTGGCGATTGATACGGACCCGGAAAACCTGATCGTTGATGCGGGCGATATGCTCGCGCGGATTACGAATGACGTTATACCAGCGACTACCCATCGCGTGGTCAATCCGACCGGGCCGAACGTTTCACGTTATTCCATGCCATTCTTCATGCACCCTCATCCTGACGCTATGCTTTCATGCATCGAAAGCTGCCGTAATGGCGGCGCAAAACACCCTGATATTCGCGCCGATGATTTTCTCCGGCAACGCCTCAAAGAAATCGGTCTGACAGCGTGA
- a CDS encoding GNAT family N-acetyltransferase, with amino-acid sequence MTFSIRTGVKEDIPALCEIEHDAAQAYRAVGYDFCADGAVRDEEEHLRGINEGALFVSESEGEPSGFILLWPVDGHAHITEISVATRFQQHGIGRALIDKGEEWARNAGYSAITLTTFTEVPWNAPFYRSIGYSDYTPGADEPELASVQSTEAEYGFHAKPRIAMVKRLKS; translated from the coding sequence GTGACGTTTTCGATCCGAACGGGCGTCAAGGAAGATATTCCGGCCCTATGCGAAATTGAACATGATGCTGCACAAGCCTATCGCGCTGTTGGCTATGACTTTTGTGCGGATGGAGCCGTACGCGACGAGGAAGAGCATTTGCGCGGCATCAATGAAGGCGCCCTCTTCGTATCGGAAAGCGAGGGAGAGCCGTCCGGTTTCATTCTGTTATGGCCTGTAGACGGACACGCGCACATTACCGAAATTTCCGTCGCCACGCGATTTCAACAGCACGGTATCGGGCGAGCGTTGATCGATAAGGGTGAGGAATGGGCGCGAAACGCCGGTTATTCTGCGATCACCCTGACTACTTTCACCGAGGTGCCGTGGAACGCGCCTTTTTACCGTTCAATCGGCTATTCTGATTATACGCCCGGCGCCGACGAGCCTGAGCTAGCCTCGGTTCAGTCTACTGAGGCTGAGTATGGCTTTCATGCAAAGCCGCGCATCGCGATGGTCAAACGCCTGAAAAGCTAG
- a CDS encoding zinc-dependent metalloprotease has protein sequence MRLYAFAAIALIAAGCSSPETPQQSTEPEQTIEAPANVWVDESVAELTRKDGFLTLFADEQGGKVFAVFPAPDTEGVSLRAIYASGLTSGLGSNPVGLDRGLFDNGSLVAFRKLGNKLIAEQENWTYRASSDNALERRAVRESFARSFLWSGDISATGPNGQILVDISSFLTRDSLGIVSSLKNHPRGGSFSIASDRTFPDAANALAFPDNVEFDAFMTLTSDSPGSEVRATAADGRSITLVQHHSLVRLPEAGYEPRAFDPRSGAIDVPHYDFSSPLEEPILRSVARRYRLEKEDPTQAVSPAKEPIVFYVDAGAPPQISEALIEGASWWADAFEAAGFENAFRVEPLPEGVHPRDIRYNVISWTHRQTRGWSYGGGVHDPRTGEMLKGSVILGSQRVRQDRMIFEGLVGADNSGEGGPNDPVTIALNRIKQLSAHEVGHSLGFAHNFAASSNDRASVMDYPAPLVSVSSDGTLDLSQAYDDGIGEWDKLAATWLYAEFPEDADEEEELETILREGYASGLMFVGDREARSVATAHPYASVWDNGADAVAMLRQTMNVRRIALENFGARVIKDGSGMAEMRSVLVPIYLYHRYQIAAAAKSVGGFEFSYNEKGDALTPGAPVSDERQREALAALVETLDPAALALPDSLVNQLTPPLGAFGSNNIAETFASETGPVFDVLTAADSAAAITIGALLHPDRTARLADYQSRQPSRLGVNDVLTSIEQQIFASQPSARRQAIAQRLQTRFVSTLIALSGGAPSEGEAQAAAVGLSNGAGATAPSNVQAIIDMYLKGLRTRLSPGLLEGQTPDRAHREWLIANIERHFDRPAPARSGVVGAPDVPPGSPIGSPGFMETCWHCE, from the coding sequence ATGCGCCTTTACGCCTTTGCTGCCATTGCACTTATCGCCGCTGGTTGTTCTTCGCCAGAAACGCCTCAACAGAGCACAGAGCCAGAACAGACCATAGAGGCTCCTGCGAATGTTTGGGTTGATGAGTCGGTTGCTGAACTGACACGTAAAGACGGTTTCCTGACATTGTTTGCTGATGAACAAGGCGGCAAGGTTTTCGCGGTCTTTCCAGCACCTGATACTGAAGGCGTATCGCTTAGGGCTATTTACGCTTCAGGCCTTACATCTGGCCTGGGTTCAAATCCTGTTGGGTTGGACAGGGGTTTATTCGACAACGGTTCTTTGGTCGCGTTTCGGAAACTGGGCAACAAGTTGATCGCCGAACAGGAAAACTGGACTTATCGCGCGAGTTCCGACAACGCGCTTGAACGTAGAGCTGTAAGAGAGTCATTTGCCCGTTCATTTTTATGGTCTGGCGATATCAGCGCCACAGGTCCGAACGGTCAGATACTCGTTGATATTTCAAGTTTTCTGACGCGGGACTCTCTAGGCATAGTTTCATCCTTGAAGAACCACCCGAGAGGCGGGTCATTTTCTATAGCGAGTGATAGGACCTTTCCCGATGCAGCGAACGCACTCGCCTTTCCTGACAATGTTGAATTTGACGCCTTCATGACGCTGACGAGCGATAGTCCTGGTTCGGAAGTGCGTGCAACGGCGGCTGACGGCCGGTCGATCACGCTGGTGCAGCATCATTCATTGGTGCGCTTGCCTGAAGCAGGTTATGAGCCGCGCGCGTTCGACCCCCGTTCCGGTGCAATTGATGTTCCGCATTACGATTTTTCATCACCACTGGAAGAACCAATTCTGCGGTCTGTTGCGCGAAGGTATAGGCTGGAAAAAGAAGACCCCACACAAGCGGTAAGTCCGGCAAAAGAGCCCATCGTGTTTTATGTTGACGCCGGCGCACCTCCGCAAATCAGTGAAGCGCTGATTGAAGGCGCATCCTGGTGGGCTGATGCGTTTGAGGCGGCCGGTTTTGAAAACGCCTTTCGTGTGGAACCGCTGCCTGAAGGCGTTCACCCGCGAGACATTCGCTATAACGTAATCTCGTGGACCCACCGTCAGACCCGTGGCTGGTCCTATGGCGGCGGCGTTCATGACCCGCGCACCGGAGAAATGCTTAAAGGAAGCGTTATTTTGGGTTCCCAACGGGTACGTCAGGACAGGATGATCTTTGAAGGTCTCGTCGGCGCAGATAATTCGGGTGAGGGCGGACCGAATGATCCGGTGACCATCGCCCTTAATCGCATCAAGCAACTCTCTGCGCATGAAGTCGGCCATTCACTGGGTTTTGCACATAACTTTGCGGCTTCTTCCAATGATCGCGCGTCAGTAATGGACTATCCGGCCCCGCTAGTTTCCGTAAGCTCTGACGGAACGCTTGATCTTAGTCAGGCTTATGATGACGGCATCGGCGAATGGGATAAGCTTGCTGCAACTTGGCTTTATGCTGAATTTCCTGAAGACGCTGACGAAGAAGAGGAGTTGGAAACCATTCTGCGCGAAGGGTACGCCAGCGGTTTGATGTTTGTTGGCGACCGGGAAGCGAGAAGCGTTGCGACGGCCCACCCTTATGCAAGCGTTTGGGACAATGGCGCTGACGCAGTCGCTATGTTGCGACAGACTATGAACGTGCGCCGCATAGCCCTTGAAAATTTTGGCGCGCGCGTCATCAAGGATGGCTCTGGCATGGCTGAGATGCGCAGCGTGCTGGTGCCGATCTATCTTTACCATCGGTATCAGATCGCAGCGGCCGCAAAATCAGTCGGCGGATTTGAATTTTCCTATAATGAAAAAGGGGACGCGCTTACGCCTGGCGCACCCGTTAGTGACGAACGCCAGCGCGAAGCCTTGGCAGCGCTTGTCGAAACACTGGATCCCGCCGCGTTGGCGCTGCCTGACAGTCTCGTGAATCAACTGACGCCACCACTTGGCGCCTTTGGCTCGAACAATATTGCGGAAACGTTTGCGAGTGAAACAGGTCCGGTATTTGACGTGCTTACGGCGGCGGACAGTGCTGCTGCCATCACTATTGGCGCACTTTTGCATCCTGACCGGACGGCTCGGCTGGCTGACTATCAAAGCCGGCAGCCGTCGCGCCTTGGCGTCAACGACGTGCTCACCTCAATTGAACAGCAGATTTTTGCGAGTCAGCCTTCGGCAAGGAGGCAGGCGATTGCGCAACGGCTTCAGACACGATTTGTTTCTACACTGATTGCATTGAGTGGCGGCGCGCCTTCGGAAGGTGAAGCTCAAGCTGCCGCTGTAGGGCTTTCAAACGGAGCGGGTGCGACGGCGCCATCAAACGTACAGGCGATAATTGATATGTATCTAAAGGGCCTTCGCACCCGATTATCGCCAGGTTTGTTGGAAGGACAGACACCCGATCGTGCGCACCGCGAATGGTTGATCGCCAATATCGAGCGGCATTTTGATCGTCCCGCGCCAGCGCGTTCCGGCGTTGTCGGCGCGCCCGACGTCCCGCCGGGAAGCCCGATCGGATCGCCGGGGTTTATGGAAACGTGCTGGCACTGCGAGTAA
- a CDS encoding AAA family ATPase, protein MKFAGTKDYVATEDLKVAVNAAVTLERPLLVKGEPGTGKTVLAIEVAKALGAPLLEWHIKSTTKAHQGLYEYDAVARLRDGQLGEERARDVKNYIKRGKLWEAFTADQRPVLLIDEIDKADIEFPNDLLQELDRMEFYVYETGETVTAKQRPIVIITSNNEKELPDAFLRRCFFHYIKFPDPDTMSEIVEVHYPGIKKRLVGDAMKIFYEIREVPSLKKKPSTSELLDWLKLLMSEDLPEEILSERDPRKAIPPLHGALLKNEQDVHMFERLAFLARRETS, encoded by the coding sequence GTGAAATTTGCCGGTACGAAAGACTATGTAGCGACAGAAGACCTGAAAGTGGCTGTAAACGCCGCCGTGACGCTGGAACGACCGTTGCTGGTCAAAGGCGAACCCGGCACGGGTAAGACAGTTCTTGCGATTGAAGTCGCCAAGGCGCTTGGGGCCCCCCTTCTTGAATGGCACATCAAATCGACCACCAAAGCACATCAAGGGCTTTATGAATATGACGCCGTCGCTCGCCTGAGAGACGGTCAGCTCGGTGAAGAACGGGCTCGCGATGTAAAGAACTACATCAAGCGGGGAAAGCTGTGGGAGGCGTTTACCGCCGACCAGCGCCCTGTTTTGTTGATTGACGAAATCGATAAGGCGGATATCGAGTTTCCCAACGACCTTCTTCAGGAACTCGATCGGATGGAGTTCTATGTTTACGAGACAGGTGAAACGGTCACAGCGAAACAGCGCCCAATCGTGATCATCACATCAAACAACGAGAAAGAATTGCCGGACGCATTTTTGCGCCGTTGTTTTTTCCATTACATAAAATTCCCCGATCCAGATACCATGTCAGAGATTGTTGAGGTTCATTATCCTGGCATCAAGAAGCGTCTGGTTGGCGACGCTATGAAGATCTTTTACGAGATACGTGAAGTACCCAGCCTGAAAAAGAAACCGTCGACCTCGGAACTGCTCGATTGGTTGAAACTCTTGATGTCCGAAGATTTGCCAGAGGAGATCCTTAGCGAACGTGATCCGCGCAAGGCTATACCTCCGCTGCACGGCGCACTTTTAAAGAACGAGCAGGACGTCCATATGTTCGAGAGGCTGGCTTTTCTCGCGCGGCGTGAAACGAGTTAG
- a CDS encoding D-alanine--D-alanine ligase family protein, producing MPYTDPSRAVAPLQIPDEARKRIRVLFLAKHALWGGGQHPEDGNHAIYHHEVRSSLESLNLNLQIADKVRALYEKPEADFVFPLLNRIGFMNSEMMIPLLCNMHGIPYVGGSPIIRGLGDDKDLSKLVAQNADVPTAPWACYRRGAPVQEPDCPKAERWVIKPNASSASWGISDAYNWPDVANAVADIHAQGHDAIVEPYLDGYDVQVPFISVGGPAMLPMLIYEREDTSRLWTYYEKRDLVPNTEKSTLKVFDDPEWAPKVAELANRVARRFEPFDFGRLEFRLDRNAGEINFIEINLNCNLWSEKVIGKAASYAGFTHPQLMETILADSMRRNGLISL from the coding sequence ATGCCATACACCGACCCCTCACGCGCGGTTGCGCCATTGCAAATTCCTGATGAAGCCAGAAAGCGCATTCGGGTCCTTTTTCTAGCTAAACACGCGCTTTGGGGCGGCGGCCAACATCCTGAAGACGGTAACCACGCGATCTACCACCACGAGGTTCGATCAAGCCTTGAGTCGTTAAACCTGAACCTTCAGATCGCCGACAAGGTTCGTGCGCTATACGAAAAACCGGAAGCGGATTTTGTGTTTCCGTTGCTAAACCGCATCGGGTTCATGAATTCGGAAATGATGATCCCGCTTCTATGCAATATGCACGGCATTCCCTATGTCGGCGGCAGTCCGATCATCCGCGGATTAGGGGACGACAAAGACCTCTCTAAACTTGTTGCGCAAAACGCGGATGTTCCGACAGCGCCCTGGGCCTGTTATCGCCGCGGCGCGCCGGTGCAGGAACCAGATTGCCCCAAAGCTGAACGCTGGGTGATTAAGCCAAACGCATCTTCCGCGTCCTGGGGCATCTCTGACGCATATAACTGGCCGGATGTCGCTAACGCGGTCGCTGACATTCATGCGCAGGGACATGACGCCATCGTCGAGCCCTATCTAGATGGCTATGACGTTCAGGTTCCTTTTATCAGCGTTGGCGGGCCAGCAATGCTTCCCATGCTGATTTATGAGCGTGAAGATACATCTCGTCTATGGACCTACTATGAAAAACGCGATCTTGTACCGAATACGGAAAAAAGCACGCTCAAGGTTTTTGACGACCCGGAATGGGCGCCGAAGGTTGCTGAACTGGCGAACCGTGTCGCCCGCCGGTTCGAGCCGTTTGACTTCGGCAGGCTAGAGTTTCGCCTTGATCGCAATGCGGGGGAAATCAATTTCATTGAGATTAATCTGAACTGCAATCTCTGGTCGGAAAAGGTGATCGGCAAAGCCGCGAGTTATGCTGGGTTCACCCACCCGCAGCTTATGGAAACCATTCTGGCCGACAGTATGCGCCGTAACGGCCTGATCAGCCTTTGA
- a CDS encoding SDH family Clp fold serine proteinase codes for MEGLWGALPILLILLFFIMRGISARQQHTELVNKFSKIQRKRKSRIIAIVHRQEPMGLLGIPMLRYIDLNDAEDVLDAIRKTPSNKPLELILHTPGGLVLPAVQIARAIKAHPGKTTVFVPHYAMSGGTLIALAADEIVLSQHAVLGPIDPQIGGLPAASVVRVANEKPIQSTEDYTLVLADVGAMAITQLQKIARELLTGTVSENAAIGISEQLSSGRWTHDYPIAYGEARELGLNVSNDMPKDLMEMMALFPDSLRRTKSVKYLEEEPHAATAEHRVTLTGYQPQPGARSYSYGPWNPKELKAQASDKTDRKPFWRRGDN; via the coding sequence ATGGAAGGTCTTTGGGGCGCGCTGCCCATATTATTGATTTTGCTGTTCTTTATCATGCGCGGCATCAGCGCGCGCCAGCAGCACACCGAACTTGTCAACAAGTTCTCCAAGATCCAGCGCAAACGCAAAAGCCGCATTATCGCGATTGTGCATCGTCAGGAGCCCATGGGCCTGCTTGGCATACCCATGTTGCGCTATATCGACTTGAATGATGCCGAAGATGTTCTCGATGCAATCAGGAAAACGCCATCGAACAAGCCGCTTGAGTTAATTTTGCACACGCCCGGTGGGTTGGTGCTTCCCGCCGTGCAGATAGCCCGTGCGATCAAGGCGCATCCCGGCAAGACGACTGTCTTCGTCCCGCACTACGCGATGTCGGGGGGCACGCTGATCGCGCTTGCTGCTGATGAGATTGTTTTGAGCCAGCATGCGGTTTTGGGCCCGATCGATCCGCAAATCGGGGGCTTGCCCGCCGCATCCGTTGTTCGGGTCGCCAACGAGAAGCCTATACAAAGCACTGAAGACTATACGCTTGTGCTAGCCGATGTCGGCGCAATGGCTATTACGCAGCTTCAAAAGATCGCTCGTGAGCTATTGACCGGAACGGTTTCGGAAAATGCAGCGATCGGCATCTCCGAACAGCTTTCGTCCGGTCGTTGGACCCATGATTATCCTATTGCCTATGGCGAAGCCCGAGAGCTGGGCCTTAATGTTTCCAACGATATGCCGAAAGATCTGATGGAGATGATGGCGCTATTCCCGGATTCCCTAAGACGCACAAAAAGCGTCAAGTATCTTGAAGAAGAGCCGCATGCAGCTACTGCCGAACATCGCGTGACGCTGACCGGCTATCAGCCGCAACCTGGCGCGAGAAGTTACAGCTATGGGCCCTGGAACCCGAAAGAGTTGAAAGCGCAAGCCTCAGACAAGACTGATCGCAAACCATTCTGGCGTCGAGGCGACAACTGA